Proteins encoded together in one Oxalobacteraceae sp. CFBP 8761 window:
- the ppsA gene encoding phosphoenolpyruvate synthase: MTNPATAAIQPGQADRVYVASFEDLRMTDVESVGGKNASLGEMISQLAGAGVRVPTGFATTADAFRDFLDHSIDGGASLGERIARRLDNLDIDDVRSLAVAGAEIREWIVATPFQPRLEQEIRNFYERLFADSETEVSFAVRSSATAEDLPDASFAGQQESFLNVVGIDNVLEAMKHVFASLYNDRAISYRVHKGFTHAEVALSAGVQRMVRSDTGAAGVMFTIDTESGFKDVVFITSSYGLGETVVQGAVNPDEFYVHKPMLEMGKSAVIRRNIGSKLIKMEFTAEAKAGRSVKTVDVPIEMRNRYSLVEEEIIELAKYAVIIENHYGRPMDIEWGKDGRDGKLYILQARPETVKSQQKSTDAQQRFHLKDTGTVLTHGRAIGQKIGAGRVRVITDPSEMDRVQPGDVLVADMTDPNWEPVMKRAAAIVTNRGGRTCHAAIIARELGVPAVVGCGDATDVLKDGTLVTVSCAEGDEGMIYDGLLETEVTEVARGELPPIKTKIMLNVGNPQLAFDFQSVPNSGVGLARVEFIINNNIGVHPKAILEYPNIDADLKKAVESVARGHASPRAFYVDKLVEGVSTIAAAFWPKPVIVRLSDFKSNEYKKLIGGSRYEPDEENPMLGFRGAARYLADDFAESFAMECTAMKRVRNEMGLTNVELMIPFVRTLGQAEAVVNLLAKNGLVRGENGLRLIMMCEVPSNAILAEQFLEFFDGFSIGSNDLTQLTLGLDRDSGMELLAKDFDERDPAVKALLSMAIKACRAKGKYIGICGQGPSDNPDFAQWLVEEGIESMSLNPDSVIDTWQKLAKM, from the coding sequence ATGACCAATCCAGCTACTGCAGCGATCCAACCGGGGCAGGCCGACCGCGTCTACGTCGCGTCGTTCGAAGACTTGCGCATGACCGACGTCGAGTCGGTCGGCGGCAAGAACGCGTCCCTCGGCGAAATGATCAGCCAACTGGCAGGCGCCGGCGTGCGCGTGCCGACCGGCTTTGCCACCACGGCCGATGCCTTCCGCGACTTCCTCGATCACAGCATCGACGGCGGCGCGTCGCTCGGCGAGCGCATCGCGCGCCGCCTCGACAACCTCGACATCGACGACGTGCGTTCGCTGGCCGTCGCCGGCGCCGAGATCCGTGAATGGATCGTCGCCACGCCATTCCAGCCGCGTCTCGAACAAGAGATCCGCAACTTCTACGAGCGCCTGTTCGCCGACTCGGAAACCGAAGTCTCGTTCGCCGTGCGTTCGTCGGCCACCGCCGAAGATTTGCCGGATGCGTCGTTCGCCGGCCAGCAGGAGTCGTTCCTGAACGTCGTCGGCATCGACAACGTGCTCGAGGCGATGAAGCACGTCTTCGCCTCGCTGTACAACGACCGCGCGATCTCGTACCGCGTGCACAAAGGCTTCACCCACGCCGAAGTCGCGCTGTCGGCCGGCGTGCAGCGCATGGTGCGCTCGGACACCGGCGCCGCCGGCGTCATGTTCACCATCGACACCGAATCGGGCTTCAAGGACGTCGTCTTCATCACGTCGAGCTACGGCTTGGGCGAGACCGTCGTGCAGGGCGCCGTGAACCCGGACGAATTCTATGTCCACAAGCCGATGCTCGAAATGGGCAAGTCGGCCGTCATCCGCCGCAATATCGGCTCCAAGCTGATCAAGATGGAATTCACCGCCGAAGCCAAGGCCGGCCGCTCGGTCAAGACCGTCGACGTGCCGATCGAAATGCGCAACCGCTATTCGCTGGTCGAAGAAGAAATCATCGAGCTGGCCAAGTACGCTGTCATCATCGAAAACCACTACGGCCGTCCGATGGACATCGAGTGGGGCAAGGATGGCCGCGACGGCAAGCTGTACATCCTGCAGGCGCGTCCAGAGACCGTCAAGTCGCAGCAGAAGTCGACCGATGCGCAGCAGCGCTTCCACCTGAAGGACACGGGCACCGTGCTGACCCACGGCCGCGCGATCGGCCAGAAAATCGGCGCGGGCCGCGTGCGCGTGATTACCGACCCGTCCGAAATGGACCGCGTCCAGCCGGGCGACGTGCTGGTGGCCGACATGACCGATCCGAACTGGGAACCGGTCATGAAGCGCGCCGCAGCGATCGTCACCAACCGTGGCGGCCGTACCTGCCACGCAGCGATCATTGCGCGTGAACTGGGCGTGCCGGCCGTCGTTGGCTGCGGCGACGCGACCGACGTCCTCAAGGATGGCACGCTGGTTACCGTCTCGTGCGCCGAAGGCGACGAAGGCATGATCTACGACGGCCTGCTGGAAACCGAAGTGACCGAAGTCGCGCGTGGCGAACTGCCACCGATCAAGACCAAGATCATGCTTAACGTCGGCAACCCGCAGCTGGCCTTCGACTTCCAGTCGGTACCAAACAGCGGCGTGGGCCTGGCGCGCGTCGAGTTCATCATCAACAACAATATCGGCGTGCACCCGAAGGCGATCCTCGAATACCCGAACATCGACGCCGACCTGAAAAAAGCCGTCGAATCGGTCGCCCGTGGCCATGCATCGCCACGCGCGTTCTATGTCGACAAGCTGGTCGAAGGCGTCTCGACGATCGCTGCCGCGTTCTGGCCAAAGCCGGTCATCGTGCGCCTGTCCGACTTCAAGTCGAACGAGTACAAGAAGCTGATCGGCGGTTCGCGCTACGAGCCGGACGAAGAAAACCCGATGCTGGGCTTCCGCGGCGCGGCGCGTTATCTGGCCGATGATTTCGCCGAATCGTTCGCGATGGAGTGCACGGCCATGAAGCGCGTGCGTAACGAGATGGGCCTGACCAACGTCGAGCTGATGATCCCGTTCGTGCGCACGCTCGGCCAGGCCGAGGCAGTCGTGAACCTGCTCGCCAAGAATGGCCTGGTGCGCGGCGAGAACGGCCTGCGCCTGATCATGATGTGCGAAGTGCCATCCAACGCCATCCTGGCCGAGCAGTTCCTCGAGTTCTTCGACGGCTTCTCGATCGGTTCGAACGACCTGACCCAGCTCACGCTGGGCCTGGACCGCGATTCGGGCATGGAGCTGCTGGCCAAGGACTTCGACGAGCGCGATCCGGCCGTCAAGGCGCTGCTGTCGATGGCGATCAAGGCTTGCCGCGCCAAGGGCAAGTACATCGGCATCTGCGGCCAGGGTCCATCGGACAATCCTGATTTCGCGCAGTGGCTGGTGGAAGAGGGCATCGAGTCGATGTCGCTCAATCCTGACTCGGTGATCGACACCTGGCAAAAGCTGGCGAAGATGTAA
- a CDS encoding EAL domain-containing response regulator: MDIAHLHFLVAQADLSERRALVALLGQLGAGQVTDVADGAAALQALEAGTTPLVNVALIDLDLPGMDGLTLLRRLGEIKCAARLIVTGAQPAGLLFSVETLAEAFGIELLGAIARPVTAVALKPVLENYTPLPRFTQAPAEPRFTFQQVGIGLQKRQFEPYFQPKIELATGQVKGLEVFARWNHPEHGVLGPASFVDALAESGRIDFLDWSMIELSVERRRWLQDQDIAIPISLNIASETLAHPAFVRQMSACLERHGVAATDVTFEISESSVLNTDPDFIERLVRLRMMGFGLAIDDYGTGRSNLQLLARIPFTELKIDRSFVDGASRRLPLSTLLRSCLSLAHSLDRKSVAVGVETRRDWDFLQALGCTYAQGYHIANPMPSAAFPAWLSDWRQYF; this comes from the coding sequence ATGGACATCGCGCATTTGCATTTTCTGGTGGCGCAAGCCGACCTTTCCGAGCGCCGGGCGCTGGTCGCCTTGCTGGGACAACTCGGCGCCGGCCAGGTCACCGACGTCGCCGACGGCGCGGCTGCGCTGCAGGCGCTGGAAGCGGGGACTACGCCGCTCGTCAACGTCGCACTGATCGACCTGGACTTGCCCGGCATGGACGGCTTGACGCTGCTGCGGCGCCTGGGCGAGATCAAGTGCGCCGCGCGCCTGATCGTGACCGGCGCGCAGCCGGCCGGCCTGCTGTTCTCCGTCGAAACGCTGGCCGAAGCCTTCGGCATCGAGCTGCTCGGCGCCATCGCCCGGCCGGTCACCGCCGTGGCGCTCAAGCCGGTGCTGGAGAACTACACGCCGCTGCCGCGCTTCACGCAGGCGCCAGCCGAGCCGCGCTTCACGTTCCAGCAAGTGGGCATCGGCCTGCAAAAGCGTCAGTTCGAGCCGTACTTCCAGCCGAAGATCGAGCTGGCGACGGGGCAGGTCAAAGGCCTCGAGGTGTTCGCACGCTGGAACCATCCTGAGCACGGCGTGCTGGGGCCAGCCTCGTTCGTCGATGCGCTGGCCGAGAGTGGGCGCATCGACTTCCTCGACTGGAGCATGATCGAGTTGTCGGTGGAGCGCCGGCGCTGGCTGCAGGACCAGGACATCGCCATCCCGATCTCGCTGAACATCGCCTCCGAGACGCTCGCTCACCCCGCATTCGTGCGCCAGATGTCGGCGTGCCTGGAGCGCCATGGGGTCGCTGCTACCGACGTGACATTCGAGATCTCGGAATCGTCGGTGCTGAACACGGACCCCGACTTCATCGAGCGCCTGGTCCGGCTGCGGATGATGGGTTTTGGGCTGGCCATCGACGACTACGGCACCGGTCGCTCAAACCTGCAGCTGCTGGCCCGTATCCCGTTCACCGAACTGAAGATCGACCGCAGCTTCGTCGACGGCGCCTCACGCCGCTTGCCGCTGAGCACGCTCCTGCGCTCCTGCCTGAGCCTGGCCCACAGCCTGGACCGCAAATCGGTCGCCGTCGGCGTCGAAACCCGCCGCGACTGGGACTTCCTGCAAGCCCTAGGCTGCACCTACGCCCAGGGCTACCACATCGCCAATCCCATGCCCTCCGCCGCCTTCCCCGCCTGGCTAAGCGACTGGCGCCAATACTTCTAG
- a CDS encoding kinase/pyrophosphorylase, translating into MIDDPQSLPALAPAPSRTVFFVSDGTGITAETFGHAVLSQFEMRFRQIRLPFIDSIEKAHDAARRINDSFALHGQRPIVFSTLVKHDLSSVIRSAKGMHMDLFQTFVAPLEQELDVKSTHTIGRIHNAVDSEEYKNRIEAINFSLAHDDGQSHKNLADADVILVGVSRSGKTPTSLYLAMQYGLKAANYPLIPDDFERGRLPSNLPPYKAKLFGLTITPERLSQIRNERRAGSKYASIENCRYEVNEAELLMRREGIRWLSSTTKSIEEIATTILQEIAPDRREY; encoded by the coding sequence ATGATCGACGATCCCCAGTCCCTGCCCGCACTGGCGCCGGCCCCCTCCCGCACCGTGTTCTTCGTCTCCGATGGCACCGGCATCACTGCGGAGACGTTCGGTCACGCGGTCCTGAGCCAGTTCGAGATGCGTTTCCGGCAGATCCGCCTGCCCTTCATCGACTCCATCGAAAAAGCGCACGACGCCGCGCGCCGCATCAACGACAGTTTCGCGTTGCACGGCCAGCGCCCGATCGTGTTCTCGACGCTGGTCAAGCACGACCTGTCGAGCGTGATCCGCTCGGCCAAGGGCATGCACATGGACCTGTTCCAGACTTTCGTCGCGCCGCTCGAGCAAGAACTGGACGTCAAGTCGACGCACACGATTGGCCGCATCCACAACGCGGTCGACAGCGAAGAATACAAGAACCGCATCGAAGCCATCAACTTCTCGCTAGCGCACGATGACGGCCAGTCGCACAAGAACCTGGCCGATGCCGATGTGATCCTGGTCGGGGTGTCACGCTCAGGGAAAACGCCAACAAGTTTGTACCTGGCGATGCAATACGGCCTGAAGGCCGCCAACTACCCATTGATCCCGGACGACTTCGAACGCGGCCGCCTGCCGAGCAACCTGCCGCCGTACAAGGCCAAGCTGTTCGGCCTGACGATCACGCCGGAACGCCTCTCGCAGATCCGCAACGAACGCCGCGCGGGCAGCAAATACGCGTCCATCGAAAACTGCCGCTACGAAGTCAACGAAGCCGAGCTCCTGATGCGCCGCGAAGGCATCCGCTGGCTCTCGTCAACGACGAAATCCATCGAAGAAATCGCCACAACGATCCTCCAAGAAATCGCCCCCGACCGCCGCGAATACTGA
- the lpxB gene encoding lipid-A-disaccharide synthase, whose protein sequence is MVAGEASGDMLAARLLAGLRPHLPDARFHGIGGPRMIEQGMVSDVPMDLLTVRGLFEVIPRYRELKGIQSRLRDRLIAERPAAFIGADYPGFNLGLEEQLRAAGIPTVHFIGPQIWAWRGGRIKKIQRAVSHMLVIFPFEEAIYRAAGVPVTYIGHPLAETIPLEPDVAGARRALGLPVDARVVTVMPGSRMGELKYLAEPFVRAVQLLAARDPGLRFVVPMVGERQRAYFDQIVTAAGLQGVELIVTAEGSHMAIAAADAVLVASGTATLEVALFKKPMVIAYKVMRASWEIMRHMGYQPWIGLPNILAREFVVPELLQHAATPQAMADAVWHQLEDTAGRERLAQRFLDMHHSLLRNSAEESAQAVLQIIGRTAP, encoded by the coding sequence CTGGTGGCCGGCGAAGCGTCCGGCGACATGCTGGCGGCGCGTCTGCTGGCCGGCCTGCGGCCGCACCTGCCTGACGCGCGTTTCCACGGCATCGGTGGGCCGCGCATGATCGAGCAGGGCATGGTCAGCGACGTCCCGATGGACCTGTTGACTGTGCGCGGCCTGTTCGAAGTCATTCCCCGCTACCGCGAACTCAAGGGCATCCAGAGCCGCCTGCGCGATCGGCTGATCGCCGAGCGGCCGGCTGCCTTCATCGGCGCCGACTACCCTGGCTTCAACCTGGGCCTGGAAGAGCAGTTGCGCGCGGCGGGCATCCCGACGGTGCACTTCATCGGGCCGCAGATCTGGGCCTGGCGCGGTGGCCGCATCAAGAAGATCCAGCGCGCCGTCTCGCACATGCTCGTCATCTTCCCGTTCGAAGAAGCGATCTACCGCGCTGCCGGCGTGCCGGTGACGTATATCGGACACCCACTGGCCGAGACGATTCCGCTCGAGCCTGACGTGGCCGGTGCGCGCCGCGCGCTTGGTTTGCCGGTCGATGCGCGCGTGGTCACCGTCATGCCGGGCAGCCGGATGGGCGAACTGAAATACCTGGCCGAGCCATTCGTGCGCGCCGTGCAGCTGCTGGCGGCGCGCGATCCCGGGCTGCGCTTCGTTGTGCCGATGGTTGGCGAGCGCCAGCGCGCGTACTTCGACCAGATCGTCACCGCAGCCGGCCTGCAGGGCGTGGAACTGATCGTGACTGCCGAAGGCTCGCACATGGCGATTGCCGCCGCCGACGCCGTGCTCGTCGCCTCGGGCACGGCGACGCTGGAAGTGGCGCTCTTCAAGAAGCCGATGGTCATCGCCTACAAGGTCATGCGCGCCTCGTGGGAAATCATGCGGCATATGGGTTACCAGCCGTGGATCGGCCTGCCGAACATATTGGCGCGCGAATTCGTCGTGCCGGAATTGCTGCAGCATGCGGCCACGCCTCAAGCAATGGCCGACGCCGTCTGGCACCAGCTGGAAGACACCGCGGGGCGCGAGCGCCTGGCGCAGCGCTTCCTCGACATGCACCACAGCTTGCTGCGCAACAGCGCCGAAGAGAGCGCGCAGGCGGTGCTGCAGATTATCGGGCGCACGGCGCCCTGA
- the lpxA gene encoding acyl-ACP--UDP-N-acetylglucosamine O-acyltransferase, which produces MSKIHPTAIVDPQAQLDSSVEVGAYSIVGPNVRIDAGTVIGPHVVIDGHTTIGKDNKFFQFCSIGAAPQDKKWQGEPTRLEVGDRNTVREFVSFNLGTVQDEGVTRLGNDNWISAYVHLAHDCQVGSNTIFSNNAQLAGHVHVGDWAILSGFVGVHQFCKIGAHAFIGMYTSLTQDVPPYVLVSGNPAGARGVNLEGLKRRGFTREQLDGIRSAYKLLYRNGLTLEESKAALQAEEERLPAAANDIRLLRDFLGTASRGIVR; this is translated from the coding sequence ATGAGCAAGATTCATCCAACCGCGATCGTCGATCCGCAGGCGCAGCTCGACAGCTCGGTCGAGGTCGGGGCCTACTCGATCGTCGGCCCGAACGTGCGCATCGATGCCGGTACCGTCATCGGGCCGCATGTCGTCATCGATGGTCACACGACGATCGGCAAGGACAACAAGTTCTTCCAGTTCTGCTCCATTGGCGCCGCGCCACAGGACAAGAAGTGGCAGGGCGAGCCGACCCGGCTGGAAGTGGGCGACCGCAATACGGTGCGTGAATTTGTCAGCTTCAACCTGGGCACGGTGCAGGATGAAGGCGTCACGCGCCTGGGCAACGACAACTGGATCTCGGCCTACGTCCACCTGGCGCATGACTGCCAGGTGGGCAGCAACACGATCTTCTCGAACAATGCGCAGCTCGCGGGCCACGTGCACGTGGGCGACTGGGCGATCCTGTCCGGCTTCGTCGGCGTGCACCAGTTCTGCAAGATCGGCGCCCACGCGTTCATCGGCATGTACACGAGCCTGACGCAGGACGTGCCGCCGTACGTGCTGGTGTCGGGCAATCCGGCCGGTGCGCGCGGCGTCAACCTCGAAGGCCTCAAGCGCCGCGGCTTCACGCGCGAGCAGCTCGACGGCATCCGCAGCGCCTACAAGCTGCTGTACCGGAATGGCCTGACGCTCGAAGAATCGAAAGCGGCGCTGCAGGCCGAAGAAGAACGCCTGCCAGCGGCGGCAAACGACATTCGCCTGCTGCGCGATTTCCTCGGCACCGCGAGCCGTGGCATCGTTCGCTGA
- a CDS encoding NfeD family protein, which yields MADWTYWLIGAGLLIVAELFIGTFYLLMIALGLVAGALAAWLGASGALQTLVAAAIGIAATLVLRRTRFARSGRRPAANDPSINLDIGQRVSVPQWHGGRARVMYRGALWDVELQPGQDAQPGEHEIVEVQGNRLIVARQ from the coding sequence ATGGCCGACTGGACCTACTGGCTGATCGGGGCCGGGCTACTCATCGTGGCCGAGCTGTTCATCGGGACGTTCTACCTGCTGATGATTGCACTTGGCCTTGTCGCCGGCGCCCTGGCTGCCTGGCTGGGCGCGAGCGGCGCGCTGCAGACGCTCGTTGCGGCGGCAATCGGGATCGCGGCAACGCTGGTCCTGCGCCGCACGCGCTTTGCCCGCAGCGGCCGGCGCCCGGCGGCGAATGACCCGAGCATCAACCTCGACATCGGCCAGCGCGTCAGCGTGCCGCAGTGGCATGGTGGGCGTGCCCGCGTCATGTACCGGGGCGCGCTGTGGGACGTCGAACTGCAGCCCGGCCAGGACGCGCAGCCGGGCGAACACGAAATCGTCGAAGTGCAGGGCAATCGCCTGATCGTGGCGCGCCAGTAG
- the rnhB gene encoding ribonuclease HII, with product MTKTRINLYPGLPTRGRPFTALDIVCGVDEAGRGPLAGPVFAAAVILDPRRPIDGLRDSKKLTAARRDELAPLIRAQALAWAVAECSCEEIDSINILQATMLAMRRAVEALQHAPTIALIDGNRCPELTVRAHAIVKGDDKVNAISAASILAKTARDAALVRLHEQYPQYGFDQHKGYGTALHLERLGAHGPSPAHRRSFAPVRGMLQTDLFGGLVDNAVSA from the coding sequence ATGACAAAAACCAGAATCAATCTGTATCCCGGCCTGCCCACCAGGGGCCGGCCGTTCACCGCACTGGACATCGTGTGCGGCGTCGATGAAGCGGGCCGCGGCCCGCTGGCGGGGCCCGTGTTTGCAGCCGCCGTCATCCTCGATCCGCGCCGCCCGATCGACGGCCTGCGCGATTCGAAAAAGCTGACCGCCGCGCGGCGCGACGAACTCGCGCCGCTGATCCGCGCCCAGGCGCTGGCCTGGGCGGTGGCGGAATGCTCGTGCGAAGAAATCGACAGCATCAACATCCTGCAGGCGACGATGCTGGCGATGCGCCGCGCCGTGGAGGCGCTGCAGCACGCGCCGACGATCGCGCTCATCGACGGCAACCGCTGTCCCGAGCTGACGGTGCGCGCTCATGCGATCGTCAAGGGCGACGACAAGGTCAATGCGATTTCGGCCGCGTCGATCCTGGCCAAGACCGCGCGCGACGCGGCGCTGGTGCGGCTGCACGAACAATATCCGCAATACGGCTTCGACCAGCACAAGGGCTACGGTACCGCGCTGCACCTGGAACGCCTGGGCGCGCACGGGCCGTCGCCCGCGCACCGCCGCTCGTTCGCACCGGTGCGCGGGATGCTGCAGACCGACCTGTTCGGCGGTCTGGTTGACAACGCGGTGAGCGCATGA
- the lpxD gene encoding UDP-3-O-(3-hydroxymyristoyl)glucosamine N-acyltransferase — MGIRLGDLVERFGGQLVGDPNLEVTAIAPLDTAGASHISFLSNSKLRALAAQSGAAALILSPLDDPTVAATYEGARIVTTNPYAYFARAAQYFASLTDHVPPAGVHPSAVVAETAVIDPSAHIGPHVTIDDGAVIEAQAVIDAGCYVGRNAVIGEGTHLFANVTFHAGCRIGKRGILHSGAVIGTDGFGFANEGGVYIKIPQTGRVLIGDDVDIGANTTIDRGALEDTIIEDGVKLDNQIQIGHNTRIGAHTAMAGCVGVAGSAKIGSRCTFGGAAMVLGHLEIADNVHISSGSMVSRSVLEPGQYTGFYPLAKNAEWERSAAIVRNLGSMREKLRALEKTIKTLTEQQQ, encoded by the coding sequence ATGGGCATTCGACTAGGCGATTTGGTCGAGCGCTTCGGCGGACAGCTGGTGGGCGACCCGAACCTCGAGGTTACGGCGATTGCTCCCCTGGACACGGCCGGCGCTTCGCACATCAGCTTCCTTTCCAACAGCAAGCTGCGCGCACTGGCGGCGCAAAGCGGGGCCGCGGCCCTGATCCTGTCGCCGCTGGACGACCCGACGGTGGCCGCGACCTATGAAGGCGCGCGCATCGTCACCACCAACCCCTACGCATACTTTGCCCGCGCGGCGCAGTATTTCGCTTCGCTGACCGACCATGTGCCGCCCGCGGGCGTGCACCCGAGCGCCGTCGTTGCCGAAACCGCCGTGATCGACCCGAGCGCCCATATCGGGCCGCACGTGACGATCGACGACGGCGCCGTGATCGAGGCGCAGGCCGTCATCGACGCCGGCTGCTACGTCGGGCGCAATGCCGTCATCGGCGAAGGCACGCACCTGTTCGCGAACGTCACGTTCCACGCCGGCTGCCGGATCGGCAAGCGGGGCATCCTGCATTCGGGCGCCGTGATCGGCACCGACGGCTTCGGCTTTGCCAACGAAGGCGGCGTGTATATCAAGATTCCGCAGACCGGCCGCGTGCTGATCGGCGATGACGTCGACATCGGCGCCAACACGACGATCGACCGCGGCGCACTCGAAGACACGATCATCGAAGATGGCGTCAAGCTCGACAACCAGATCCAGATCGGCCACAACACCCGCATCGGCGCGCACACTGCGATGGCCGGCTGCGTCGGCGTGGCCGGCAGCGCCAAGATCGGCAGCCGCTGCACGTTCGGCGGCGCCGCCATGGTGCTGGGCCACCTCGAGATCGCCGATAACGTGCATATCTCATCGGGCAGCATGGTCTCGCGCTCGGTGCTCGAACCGGGCCAGTACACGGGCTTTTACCCACTGGCCAAGAACGCCGAATGGGAACGCAGCGCAGCGATCGTGCGCAACCTGGGCTCGATGCGCGAAAAACTGCGCGCGCTCGAGAAAACCATCAAAACCCTCACAGAACAACAACAATGA
- a CDS encoding RNA methyltransferase — MKTITSRDNAFYKEIKALATSSQARRKAGHSLLDGVHLCQTWLDLRGAPRHCVVSEGALGNPEVQAIVARCGAVNAPVTALPDALFNAVSQVEHGVHLLFVIDTPQPATAPALVMASVLLDGVQDPGNVGSILRSAAAAGIRQVYCSPGTAFCWSPKVLRAAMGAHFVLEIFEHVELADLVRTAQVPVLATSGYAAEGLYTLDLRLPVAWVLGHEGQGVSTEVLELATHRVAVPHLGQVESLNVAACAAVCFFEGLRQQQA; from the coding sequence ATGAAGACCATTACCTCGCGCGACAACGCGTTCTACAAAGAGATCAAGGCGCTCGCCACCAGCTCGCAGGCGCGCCGCAAGGCCGGCCACAGCCTGTTAGACGGCGTGCACCTGTGCCAGACCTGGCTCGACCTGCGGGGCGCACCGCGCCACTGCGTGGTGTCCGAGGGCGCACTGGGCAATCCCGAAGTGCAGGCCATCGTCGCGCGCTGCGGCGCCGTGAACGCGCCGGTGACGGCGCTGCCCGATGCGCTGTTCAACGCGGTCAGCCAGGTCGAGCATGGCGTGCACCTGCTGTTCGTGATCGACACGCCGCAGCCGGCAACGGCGCCGGCGCTGGTGATGGCCAGCGTGCTGCTCGATGGCGTGCAGGACCCGGGCAACGTCGGCTCGATCCTGCGCAGCGCTGCCGCTGCCGGCATCAGGCAAGTGTACTGCAGTCCCGGCACCGCATTCTGCTGGTCGCCGAAAGTGCTGCGCGCGGCGATGGGTGCGCACTTCGTGCTCGAGATTTTCGAGCACGTCGAACTGGCGGACCTGGTGCGCACGGCGCAGGTGCCGGTGCTGGCCACCAGCGGCTATGCGGCCGAGGGCCTGTATACGCTGGACCTGCGGCTACCTGTGGCGTGGGTGCTGGGACACGAAGGGCAGGGCGTATCGACCGAGGTGCTGGAGCTGGCCACGCACCGTGTCGCGGTGCCGCATCTTGGCCAGGTCGAATCGCTCAACGTCGCCGCCTGCGCCGCCGTGTGCTTCTTTGAAGGCCTGCGCCAGCAACAGGCATAG
- the fabZ gene encoding 3-hydroxyacyl-ACP dehydratase FabZ: MTTPELTTLDINQIKEYLPHRYPLLLVDRVLDVELGKRIVAIKNVTINEEFFNGHFPHKPVMPGVLMIEAMAQTAAILSFMTMGVKPDENSVVYFVGIDNARFKRPVEPGDQLRMEVEIVRVSRGIWKYKAVATVDGKVAVEGDLMCTIRGAAEAPMKGAEAAPAASTPE; encoded by the coding sequence ATGACTACGCCAGAACTCACCACCCTCGACATCAACCAGATCAAGGAATACCTGCCGCACCGCTATCCGCTGCTGCTGGTCGACCGCGTGCTGGACGTCGAACTGGGCAAGCGCATCGTCGCGATCAAGAATGTCACCATCAACGAAGAATTCTTCAACGGCCACTTCCCGCACAAGCCGGTGATGCCGGGCGTCCTGATGATCGAAGCGATGGCGCAGACCGCCGCGATCCTGTCGTTCATGACCATGGGCGTCAAGCCCGATGAAAACTCGGTCGTGTACTTCGTCGGCATCGACAATGCGCGCTTCAAGCGGCCAGTGGAGCCGGGCGACCAGCTGCGCATGGAAGTGGAAATCGTGCGCGTTTCGCGCGGCATCTGGAAGTACAAGGCCGTGGCCACGGTCGACGGCAAGGTCGCTGTCGAAGGCGATTTGATGTGCACGATCCGGGGCGCTGCCGAAGCGCCGATGAAAGGCGCCGAGGCGGCACCGGCTGCGTCCACGCCCGAGTAA